The following coding sequences are from one Thermostaphylospora chromogena window:
- a CDS encoding LacI family DNA-binding transcriptional regulator: MNRRPVTIAEVARHAGVAVSTVSYVLSGKRAISAATRQRVLDSVRVLGYHPNAGARALASRRANVISLVLPLRAGMHLPVLMQFATSVVTTARQYDHDVLLMTADEGPDGLRRVAASAMVDGLVLMDVELDDERVPLLRELAEPSVLIGFPADATGLTCVDLDFARAGALCVDHLAELGHRQIALLGAPAVVYERGTGFARRTREGFTEAVRRHGIVGTALPCEETYDEVFGTVETLLRDEPGLSGLVVHNEAAVGHVLAALRVLGKRVPQDVSVVAICPDDVADRSSPPLTSVLIPAEDVGHRAVELLMAKLDGRSVPEATLIEPRLSVRGSTSAYVS; encoded by the coding sequence GTGAACCGGCGCCCCGTCACGATCGCGGAGGTCGCCCGGCACGCCGGGGTCGCGGTGAGCACGGTCTCCTACGTGCTCAGCGGCAAACGCGCGATCTCGGCGGCGACCCGGCAGCGGGTGCTCGACAGCGTGCGCGTCCTCGGCTATCACCCCAACGCCGGGGCGCGGGCGCTGGCCAGCAGACGGGCCAACGTGATCTCGCTGGTGCTGCCGTTGCGCGCGGGCATGCACCTGCCGGTTCTCATGCAGTTCGCCACCTCGGTGGTGACCACCGCGCGCCAGTACGACCACGACGTGCTGCTGATGACCGCCGACGAGGGGCCCGACGGCCTGCGCCGGGTCGCCGCCAGCGCCATGGTGGACGGCCTGGTGCTGATGGACGTCGAACTGGACGACGAACGGGTGCCGCTCCTGCGCGAGCTGGCCGAACCCAGCGTGCTGATCGGATTCCCCGCCGACGCCACCGGTCTGACCTGTGTGGACCTCGACTTCGCCCGTGCCGGTGCGCTGTGCGTCGACCACCTGGCCGAGCTCGGCCATCGGCAGATCGCGCTGCTCGGCGCTCCCGCCGTCGTCTACGAGCGCGGCACCGGCTTCGCCCGGCGCACCCGCGAGGGGTTCACCGAGGCCGTGCGACGGCACGGCATCGTGGGCACGGCGCTGCCGTGCGAGGAGACCTACGACGAGGTGTTCGGCACGGTCGAGACCCTGCTGCGGGACGAGCCCGGCCTGTCCGGGCTCGTCGTGCACAACGAGGCGGCCGTCGGGCACGTGCTCGCCGCCCTGCGCGTGCTGGGCAAACGGGTGCCCCAGGACGTGTCGGTGGTGGCGATCTGCCCCGACGACGTCGCCGACCGGTCGAGCCCGCCGCTCACCTCCGTGCTGATCCCGGCCGAGGACGTCGGTCACCGTGCCGTGGAGCTCCTCATGGCCAAACTGGACGGCCGTTCCGTTCCCGAGGCGACGCTCATCGAGCCGCGCCTGTCCGTGCGAGGGAGTACGAGTGCCTATGTTTCCTGA